The genomic interval ATGAATTGTTGTGCATTTTCAAAAAGATATTGCGGTGTATTTCCTTCCCGATCCTGAAGCATCATCGAGAATCCTGCCGCATTTCCGATTCCGGTAATTGGCGGAGGACCAAAGGCAAAAACCGTTGCTTCGGGAATTCCGAAAACTACTTTTCCATTGACTTCTTTTAGAATTTGAAAAACGTCTTGTTCCCGTTCTTTCCATTCTTTTAAAGCAACAAAGAAAAATCCGTTGTTGGTTGCCACCGAGTTTTTGATTAAACTAAATCCAGCAACCGAAGTATAATATTCAACACCTTGATTTTGTGAAAGAATATGCTCTACTTTTTGAATTACTTTTCCTGTTCTTTCTAAAGAAGATGCGCCAGGAAGTTCAATATTCACAAACATGTATCCTTGATCTTCTTCGGGTACAAAACCGCCTGGAATTTTTCCTCCCAAGAGAATAATTGCTCCAACAACTATTCCGATAAAGATTAAGCTTCGTGCCGTTTTTTTAATTAGAAAACCAGAAAAGCCAGTGTATTTATTAGTGAATTTTCCAAATTTATCATTAAACCAACCGAAGAATTTTCCGAGCCAGCCTTTTGCTTCTTGATTGGGTTTTAATAAAAGGGAACATAAGGCTGGACTTAAAGTTAAAGCGCTTAATGCAGAAAAAATTACAGATATAGCAATAGTTATGGCAAATTGTTGATACAATCTTCCTGTAATTCCCGGTGTTAAAGCAACTGGAATAAACACGGCGGTCAATACAATCGCAATGGCAATTACAGGTCCCGAAACTTCTTTCATGGCTTGATTGGTAGCTTCTCGCGGAGACATTCCGTGTTCGATATGATGCATCACGGCTTCAACAACGACAATGGCATCATCGACGACAATTCCAATCGCCAAAACTAGTCCTAAAAGCGAAAGTACATTTATGGAAAATCCGAGTAAAGGAAAAAGCATAAAAACCCCAATGAGCGAAACAGGAACCGTTAAAAGCGGAATTAAAGTCGCACGCCAGTTTTGTAGAAAGATAAAAACCACGATGATTACTAGAATAATGGCTTCGATCAAAGTGTGCATAATTTCGTTAATTCCTTCGGAAATGGCGAGAGTGGTGTCTAATGAAACACGGTATTTTAAATCCTGCGGAAATCTTTTGCTGAGTCTTTCGATCGTGTTTTTCACGTTTTCGGCCACTTCTAATGCATTAGAACCAGGCATTTGTTTGATTCCGATAGTTCCAGCTGGATTTCCATTCAATTTCGCAATCGAAGCATAACTTTCTGTTCCTAAAGTTACCCTTCCAATATCTTTCAAACGAACCTGCTGATTGCTTATATTCGATTTTAAAATGATATTTTCAAAATCTTCTGGATTTACCAGACGATCTTTTAGCATTACATTGTAAGTAAACTCATTGTTTTCGGTTGCAGGCGGAGCACCAAATTTTCCACCAGGCGCAATGGCATTTTGATCTTGGATTGATCGTATAATATCAGGAACAGTCAAGTTGTATTTGGCCATGATATCGGGTTTAACCCAAATTCGCATCGCGTAATTACTTCCTCCGTAAAGGGTAACTTCTCCAACTCCTTTAATACGCGCGAGAGCATCTACAATGTTGATATTGGCATAATTGGTTAGAAAATTTCCGTCGAAGGTTTTGTTGGGAGAATACAAGGACAAAATCAGCATCGGCATTGAGAGTGATTTTTTTGTGGTCACTCCCGTCGTTTTAACGTCGTTTGGAAGTTTGTTGGTTGCTTCATTAACACGGTTCTGAGTCAGCATGGTAGCGTTATCCAGATCGGTTCCCATATCAAATGTAATATTTAATGTCATACTTCCATCGCCTGTATTGGTGGATTGCATGTAAAGCATGTTTTCAACTCCATTTACTTTTTGCTCGATCGGCGTAGCAACGGCCTGCTCAACGTTTAAGGCATTTGCACCACGATAACTCGTTGAAACTTGTACCAAAGGCGGTGCAATTTCAGGATATTGAGCAATTGGTGTTGAAAGGACAGAAAGACCTCCAATTAAAACAATGAAAATGGAGAGAACAATAGCAACGATTGGTCTGCGTACAAAGAAATTATCCATAATCTAGTTGTTTAGAGATGATGCAATCTGCTTTTTATCTTTGTCGGCAACATAAGGAACTGGAACAACGGTTGATCCAGGCTGAATAAACTGATTGCCAATTATGGCGACTTTCTCGTCGGGTTTTAAGCCTTTTGTGATAATCCAGTCGACACCAATTTTTTGTCCGACTTCGACCATTCGGGTTTGAATGGTATTTTTATCGTCAATTATAGAAACCTGAAAAAGTCCCTGAATTTCAGTTACCGCTTTCTGCGGAACTACGATAGCATCTTTTTGTGTTCTTAATAAAACACGGACTTTTGCGAATTGACCAGATCGTAACGTACCGTCTGGGTTAGGAAACTGCGCTTCAATAGTAACTGTTCCTGTTGTGGGATCAATTTTAGTGTCAGAAAAATTGAGACTTCCTTTTTCCGAATGGGTACTTCCGTCAGAAAGAATTAAGGCAAGATCGGTAATACGTTCTCCAGCTTTTACTTGTTTTTGATAACGAAGATAATCAGCTTCACTTACGGTAAACTGAACTCTAACTTTTTCTAGTTTGGAAACCGTATTTAGTTTAGAATCATTTCCAATTCGGGTAATATAATCGCCCAATCTGGCATTCGAGAGTCCGATAACGCCATCAATCGGAGATTTAATATCGCAATAGCTTCGTTCAATCTGCTGATTTCTTAAACTGGCCTGAACGCTGTTTAAGTTGGAGCGTGCCGCTTTGTCTTTCGCGACAGCGGCATCTAATTCACGTTTACTAACGGCGTTCATATCTGCAAGCGGGCGGATTCTTTTTAGTTCTTCTTCGGCATTTACCAAATTACTTTGAGCGCCTGCAACTTGACCGCGAACTTGTTCTACTTTGGTATCATATTCTAACGGATCGATGGTATATAAAAGCTGGCCTTTTTTCACCCTTTGACCTTCTTTAAAATGAATTCCGGTCAAGATGCCATCAACTCTTGCGATTAATTCAATGTCTAAATCTCCAAAAGTCTGTCCCGCAAAATCTTTATAAATGGGGACGTCTTCACTTTTGACCGTGACAAATGGAGCCTGCATAGGAGGCGGAGCCTTGGGTTGCTCTTTTTTGCATGAAGTAGTTAAGGTTAAAAGGAAGAAGAGGGGAAGGATTGGTTTTGGTAGTTTTAAAGCATTCATAATCACAAATGTTAAAATTGTACCATATAAATTTAATCAAATTTTATAATGTATTGATAAACAGTAGATGTTTTTTATTAATGCAACTCATTTTATATAAAAACTATCTGCGACTATAGATTTAAATAATCGTCCATTTTCTTGATTATGATTCCAAATATCAAGCGTTTTTATTGTTTTTAAAATTGAAAAGAAAGGCTTACCTTTGCGCCCGAATTTATTCCATTTATAGATTCTTAATTAATTTATTTCTTAACTTAAAATTGTTTATAGCATGCAACTGTATAACACTTTAAGCGCAGAAGAAAGAGCCATCATAATCGATGATGCCGGTAAACAACGACTAACGTTGTCTTTCTATGCGTATGCCAAAATTCAAGATCCACAAAAATTTCGTAACGATTTATTCATTGCCTGGAATGCACTCGATGCTTTAGGAAGAATTTATGTTGCCCATGAAGGAATTAATGCTCAGATGAGTGTTCCTGCAGAAAATTTTGAAGCTTTTAGAGAAACGCTGGAAGCTTATGATTTTATGAAAGACATACGATTGAATGTTGCCGTAGAACAAGACGATCATTCCTTTTTAAAATTGACTATCAAAGTGCGACACAAAATCGTTGCAGACGGTTTAAACGATGATACTTTTGATGTAACTAATATTGGCGTTCACTTAAAAGCCAAAGAATTCAACGAAATCCTTGATGATCCAAACACAATTGTAGTAGATTTTAGAAATCACTACGAAAGTGAAGTTGGACATTTTAAAGGTGCAATTACTCCAGATGTTGAGACTTTCAGAGAGAGTTTGCCCATTATCAACGAACAGCTTAAAGATCACAAAGACGATAAAAATCTGGTAATGTATTGTACTGGAGGTATTCGTTGCGAAAAAGCGAGCGCATATTTCAAACACCAAGGTTTCAAAAACGTTTATCAGTTAGAAGGTGGAATTATCAATTACGCTAAACAATTGAAAGAAGAAGGTTTAGAAAGCAAATTCATTGGTAAAAACTTCGTATTTGATAATCGCTTAGGCGAAAGAATTACGGATGATATTATTTCACAATGCCATCAATGCGGAAAACCTTGCGACAATCACACCAACTGCGAAAATGATGGATGTCATTTATTGTTTATTCAGTGCGATGATTGTAAAGCAGCAATGGAAAACTGCTGTTCTACAGAATGTCTTGAAATAATTCACATGCCTTTAGTAGATCAGGTTCGTTTAAGAACAGGTAAACAAGTTGGAAACAAAGTATTCAGAAAAGGAAAATCTGAAAATCTAAAATTCAAACACTCAGGAGAATTGCCAGAAACTGCTTTGGCAACAGCTCAAAAGCCAGCGGATATTCGTCAGAAAATAAAAGTAAAAAAAGTACTTCTTGGAAAAGCAGAACATTATTATGTAAAAGCTCAGGTTGGACAATTTACTATAGAAAACCAAGAGTTAAACAGCGGTGATAAAATCTTAATTTCTGGTCCAACTACAGGCGATCAGGAAATGGTTTTGAATAGAATCATTGTTAACGGAGCAGAAACTCAAACTGCTAAAATTGGGGATAAGGTTACTTTTGAAGTTCCTTTTCGTATTCGTTTGTCAGATAAATTGTATAAAATTGTAAATTAACAGTTTTTTAAACTCTAATTTACAATGTCACATTCTTTTACCAAATTATGGATTCACGCAATTTGGGCAACAAAAAATCGTAAGGAATTAATTGATTTTTCAATTGAGAAAAATGTGTATGATTATATTCACAATAAATTAATTGATTTAGATTGCCCTGTTAGAATCATTAACGGAATGCCCGACCATGTACATGTTTTATTTTTATTAAATCCTAAAAAATCTCTATCAGATGTAATTCGTCAAGCGAAAGGAGGATCTTCTCATTGTATAAATGGAGTAAATCTAATTCCTGAAAAATTCGCGTGGCAAACGGGTTACGCAGCTTTTGCAGTAAGCGAATCTCAATTAGATGTTGTTTACAATTACATCAAAAATCAAAAACAACATCATCTCAAAAAGAACGGACAGCAAGAGTTTGATGAATTTGTAAAATTACATGGATTAAATACACCATAAAGATACACCCAAAAAATACCACAATATATATAAGCATAGCCCACGGTTTCAACCGTGGGAAACGTATTGTTGCGTAACGTTAAAGATTTGCATTGTGTACCCACGGTTGAAACCGTGGGCTATGTTTAACAAAGACCGTGTAACGCTTTACAAATAATTTTTAAAAATATAGACTATGATATAAATCATAGGAATCTAATCTATACCCACATTATTTTTGTCATTTGAATAATAAATCAAAAATGACTATTACAAACAAAATTGAACTCATGTCTCCAGCTGGAGATTTTGAATCGCTTCAAGCTGCTTTAGATAATGGCTGTGATTCTATATATTTTGGTGTGGAACAGCTTAACATGCGCGCAAGATCAACAGTTAATTTCACGATTGAGGATTTGAAAGAAATCGCCAATCGATGCGAGAAAAAAAATGTTCGAAGTTATTTGACGTTAAACACCATTATTTACGATCACGATTTATCAGTTGTAAAAACATTATTAACCAAAGCCAAAGAAGCGAATATTACAGCGGTAATTGCTTCAGATCAAGCCGTAAT from Flavobacterium sp. YJ01 carries:
- a CDS encoding multidrug efflux RND transporter permease subunit: MDNFFVRRPIVAIVLSIFIVLIGGLSVLSTPIAQYPEIAPPLVQVSTSYRGANALNVEQAVATPIEQKVNGVENMLYMQSTNTGDGSMTLNITFDMGTDLDNATMLTQNRVNEATNKLPNDVKTTGVTTKKSLSMPMLILSLYSPNKTFDGNFLTNYANINIVDALARIKGVGEVTLYGGSNYAMRIWVKPDIMAKYNLTVPDIIRSIQDQNAIAPGGKFGAPPATENNEFTYNVMLKDRLVNPEDFENIILKSNISNQQVRLKDIGRVTLGTESYASIAKLNGNPAGTIGIKQMPGSNALEVAENVKNTIERLSKRFPQDLKYRVSLDTTLAISEGINEIMHTLIEAIILVIIVVFIFLQNWRATLIPLLTVPVSLIGVFMLFPLLGFSINVLSLLGLVLAIGIVVDDAIVVVEAVMHHIEHGMSPREATNQAMKEVSGPVIAIAIVLTAVFIPVALTPGITGRLYQQFAITIAISVIFSALSALTLSPALCSLLLKPNQEAKGWLGKFFGWFNDKFGKFTNKYTGFSGFLIKKTARSLIFIGIVVGAIILLGGKIPGGFVPEEDQGYMFVNIELPGASSLERTGKVIQKVEHILSQNQGVEYYTSVAGFSLIKNSVATNNGFFFVALKEWKEREQDVFQILKEVNGKVVFGIPEATVFAFGPPPITGIGNAAGFSMMLQDREGNTPQYLFENAQQFMAEAKKRPEIGTIRTTFNPNVPQISLDIDREKVTELNLSLSDVNIAIGASLGGQYINEFNKFGRQYIVLLQADPSYTVNPEDINKIFVRSKDNKMIPISSIATIRKVSGPEFTTRFNLYRAAEIGGTPAPGFTSAQAMNALQETATKVLPAGMGYEWANMSYQEKQAEGKGNTVFLMALLFVFLILAAQYESWKLPFSVLLGTPFAVFGAFLGLYICRLLSPDYVNNVFAQIGLVMLIGLAAKNAILIVEFAKEEYEKGMPAKDAALYAAKLRFRPILMTAFAFILGVVPLLTATGAGAQARKVMGMTVFSGMLVATILGVCLIPVLFVFIETFGKKKSKETDQPKTEEQ
- a CDS encoding rhodanese-related sulfurtransferase, with protein sequence MQLYNTLSAEERAIIIDDAGKQRLTLSFYAYAKIQDPQKFRNDLFIAWNALDALGRIYVAHEGINAQMSVPAENFEAFRETLEAYDFMKDIRLNVAVEQDDHSFLKLTIKVRHKIVADGLNDDTFDVTNIGVHLKAKEFNEILDDPNTIVVDFRNHYESEVGHFKGAITPDVETFRESLPIINEQLKDHKDDKNLVMYCTGGIRCEKASAYFKHQGFKNVYQLEGGIINYAKQLKEEGLESKFIGKNFVFDNRLGERITDDIISQCHQCGKPCDNHTNCENDGCHLLFIQCDDCKAAMENCCSTECLEIIHMPLVDQVRLRTGKQVGNKVFRKGKSENLKFKHSGELPETALATAQKPADIRQKIKVKKVLLGKAEHYYVKAQVGQFTIENQELNSGDKILISGPTTGDQEMVLNRIIVNGAETQTAKIGDKVTFEVPFRIRLSDKLYKIVN
- the tnpA gene encoding IS200/IS605 family transposase — its product is MSHSFTKLWIHAIWATKNRKELIDFSIEKNVYDYIHNKLIDLDCPVRIINGMPDHVHVLFLLNPKKSLSDVIRQAKGGSSHCINGVNLIPEKFAWQTGYAAFAVSESQLDVVYNYIKNQKQHHLKKNGQQEFDEFVKLHGLNTP
- a CDS encoding efflux RND transporter periplasmic adaptor subunit, which codes for MNALKLPKPILPLFFLLTLTTSCKKEQPKAPPPMQAPFVTVKSEDVPIYKDFAGQTFGDLDIELIARVDGILTGIHFKEGQRVKKGQLLYTIDPLEYDTKVEQVRGQVAGAQSNLVNAEEELKRIRPLADMNAVSKRELDAAVAKDKAARSNLNSVQASLRNQQIERSYCDIKSPIDGVIGLSNARLGDYITRIGNDSKLNTVSKLEKVRVQFTVSEADYLRYQKQVKAGERITDLALILSDGSTHSEKGSLNFSDTKIDPTTGTVTIEAQFPNPDGTLRSGQFAKVRVLLRTQKDAIVVPQKAVTEIQGLFQVSIIDDKNTIQTRMVEVGQKIGVDWIITKGLKPDEKVAIIGNQFIQPGSTVVPVPYVADKDKKQIASSLNN